A region from the uncultured Bacteroides sp. genome encodes:
- a CDS encoding glycogen/starch synthase: protein MAKANKVLFITQEITPYVAESEMANVGRHLPQAIQEKGREIRTFMPKWGNINERRNQLHEVIRLSGMNLIIDDTDHPLIIKVASIQSARMQVYFIDNDDYFQNRLQTADENGVEYNDNDSRAIFYSRGVLETVKKLRWNPDVIHCHGWITALAPLYIKKAYTDEPSFRETKVIFSIYEDDFKSNFKDDFATQLMLKNITEEDIATLNGPVDYVMLMKLAIDYSDGVIQNSPNVNQEVMDYARQTGKLVLDYQDSETYTDACNEFYDAV from the coding sequence ATGGCAAAAGCTAATAAAGTTTTATTTATTACACAAGAAATTACTCCTTACGTTGCAGAATCCGAAATGGCTAATGTGGGCAGACATTTACCACAGGCTATACAAGAAAAAGGCAGAGAAATTAGAACTTTTATGCCCAAATGGGGAAACATAAACGAGCGCAGAAATCAACTGCACGAAGTTATACGACTTTCCGGCATGAATTTAATCATTGACGATACCGACCATCCACTTATTATCAAAGTAGCTTCTATTCAATCCGCACGTATGCAGGTCTATTTCATTGATAATGACGACTATTTTCAAAATAGGCTGCAAACCGCAGATGAGAATGGTGTAGAATACAACGACAATGACAGCAGAGCCATATTCTATTCGAGGGGAGTATTGGAAACAGTAAAAAAATTACGATGGAACCCCGATGTAATACATTGCCATGGCTGGATAACGGCCTTAGCACCGTTATACATAAAGAAAGCTTATACAGATGAACCTTCGTTTCGCGAGACTAAAGTAATTTTTTCTATCTACGAAGATGATTTTAAAAGTAATTTTAAAGATGACTTTGCCACACAACTAATGCTGAAAAACATCACCGAAGAAGATATCGCAACACTAAACGGTCCAGTAGACTACGTGATGCTGATGAAACTGGCAATAGATTATTCCGACGGTGTTATACAAAACAGTCCGAATGTTAATCAGGAGGTGATGGATTATGCTCGCCAAACCGGTAAATTGGTACTAGACTACCAAGATTCCGAAACTTATACCGACGCCTGTAACGAATTCTACGATGCAGTGTAA
- a CDS encoding DUF4270 domain-containing protein, which yields MKVKHLWIITLILAFFGCDDNTGNLGLGMLPGSDKIAVATTTFDVSTQSILAGPVFAKTSSGYVGKFTDPEFGFYESGFLTQLNCTDSLKFPYNVMAGDTAYVAELVLYYSHYFGDSLNACRMSVYQLNKTLDKNRYTDIDPEKYYSKDNLLGRKAYTAVDLSISDSLRATSDFYPYIRFVLPKKFGDDIIKKNKENPEFFYNADAFIKNIFKGIYVKSDYGDGTILYIDQVNLNIVFNCHYTDSLGHFLKKQDGTDSLYYGKRTFAATKEVIQANQFTNSDKLQAKVNEKDWTYIKSPAGIFTEATLPIQEIDNKLSQDTLNVVKLNLVYYAQKKENQFSMSPPDYLLLVREKDMKTFFENNQLPDNVTSFLAQRNTSGTNQYTYSNLSRLITTCVAEKNEAKKKAGSSWNEQQWTESNPLWNKIVVIPVAVNTTQDTSGNVTIASIQNDMKPSYVKLKGGANTKLKLEVTYSQFNK from the coding sequence ATGAAAGTGAAACACTTATGGATAATCACACTCATCCTAGCTTTCTTTGGATGCGATGACAATACCGGTAATTTAGGGCTCGGCATGCTTCCGGGTTCTGATAAAATAGCAGTAGCAACCACAACATTCGATGTTTCTACTCAATCCATATTGGCAGGACCAGTTTTTGCCAAAACAAGTTCCGGATATGTAGGTAAGTTTACAGACCCCGAATTCGGATTCTACGAATCAGGATTCCTAACTCAATTAAATTGTACGGATAGCCTAAAGTTTCCTTATAACGTAATGGCTGGCGACACTGCTTATGTAGCCGAATTGGTACTCTATTATTCCCATTACTTCGGAGATTCGCTCAACGCCTGTCGGATGAGCGTTTACCAGTTAAACAAGACACTGGATAAAAACCGCTATACTGATATTGATCCGGAAAAATACTACAGCAAAGACAATTTATTGGGACGAAAAGCATATACCGCAGTAGATCTATCCATAAGCGATTCTCTAAGAGCCACAAGCGACTTTTATCCGTACATACGCTTTGTGCTTCCTAAAAAGTTCGGAGACGATATCATCAAAAAAAACAAAGAGAATCCTGAGTTCTTCTACAATGCAGATGCATTCATCAAGAACATATTCAAAGGTATCTATGTAAAAAGTGATTACGGAGACGGAACCATATTGTACATTGATCAGGTGAACTTAAACATTGTATTTAACTGCCACTATACAGATAGTTTAGGCCATTTCCTGAAAAAACAGGATGGCACAGATTCTCTTTATTACGGCAAGCGAACATTTGCTGCAACCAAAGAAGTGATTCAAGCTAATCAGTTTACTAATTCGGACAAGCTGCAAGCAAAAGTAAATGAAAAGGATTGGACATACATAAAATCACCGGCCGGAATATTCACCGAAGCCACTTTACCGATTCAGGAAATAGATAACAAGCTTAGCCAAGACACATTAAACGTAGTCAAACTAAACTTAGTATATTATGCTCAAAAGAAAGAAAATCAATTTAGCATGAGCCCACCCGATTATCTATTATTGGTAAGGGAAAAAGACATGAAAACATTCTTTGAGAATAACCAGCTACCAGATAATGTTACGTCTTTCTTGGCTCAACGCAATACCTCGGGTACCAATCAATATACGTATAGCAATCTATCAAGACTGATTACTACATGCGTTGCCGAGAAAAATGAGGCCAAGAAAAAAGCCGGTTCAAGCTGGAATGAACAACAATGGACAGAAAGCAATCCGTTATGGAACAAGATCGTAGTGATTCCTGTCGCCGTAAACACAACTCAAGACACATCCGGTAATGTCACTATAGCCAGCATACAGAATGATATGAAGCCTAGTTACGTCAAGTTAAAAGGTGGTGCAAACACTAAACTTAAATTGGAAGTAACTTACAGCCAATTCAATAAATAA
- a CDS encoding glycoside hydrolase family 57 protein, with protein sequence MRTICLYFEIHQIIHLKRYRFFDIGKDHYYYDDYANETSINEVTERSYIPALSTLIDMVKSSDGAFKVALSISGVALEQLEIHAPAVIDLLHQLNDTGCCEFLAEPYSHGLSSLANEECFKEEVIRQCEKIRQVFGKAPKVFRNSSLIYSDEIGATVASMGFKGMLTEGAKYILGWKSPHYMYYCSQAPGLKLLLRDFKLSDDISLRFSNSEWSDYPLFADRYMDWIAAFPQEEAVVNIFMELCALGMFQPLSSNILEFLKALPACAKDRGITFSTPTEIVTKLKPVSQIDVPYPISWVDEERDVTPWLGNVLQREAFNKLYSVAERVHLCNDRRIKQDWDYLQASNNFRFMTTKNTGLTIYRGIYDSPYDAFTNYMNILGDFINRVNSLYPVDIDNEELNSLLTTIRNQGEEIMELHRELDGLQMKQEKLLLKNPVDGSLDVPEKTVAAGPKKVASTKKKVTKKKGL encoded by the coding sequence ATGAGAACAATCTGTCTTTATTTTGAGATACATCAGATTATTCATCTGAAGCGTTACCGTTTTTTTGATATTGGCAAAGATCATTATTATTACGATGACTATGCCAATGAAACAAGTATTAATGAAGTGACCGAGCGCTCTTATATTCCGGCTTTGAGTACGCTGATAGATATGGTCAAAAGTTCTGATGGTGCTTTTAAAGTGGCTCTTTCCATTTCCGGAGTAGCTCTTGAGCAGTTGGAGATACACGCTCCTGCCGTTATTGATTTACTTCATCAGTTGAATGATACTGGTTGTTGTGAATTTCTGGCTGAACCTTATTCTCATGGATTGTCTTCTTTGGCAAATGAGGAGTGTTTTAAGGAGGAAGTAATCCGGCAATGTGAGAAAATCAGACAGGTCTTTGGTAAAGCGCCTAAAGTATTTAGAAATTCTAGTCTTATTTATTCTGATGAGATTGGCGCTACGGTAGCTAGCATGGGATTTAAGGGAATGCTTACTGAAGGCGCTAAGTATATACTTGGTTGGAAGAGCCCTCATTATATGTATTATTGCAGTCAGGCTCCCGGCCTTAAACTCTTGTTGCGGGATTTTAAGTTGTCGGATGATATAAGCTTGCGCTTCTCTAACTCCGAATGGAGTGATTATCCGTTGTTTGCCGATAGATATATGGACTGGATAGCTGCTTTTCCACAAGAAGAAGCCGTGGTTAATATCTTTATGGAGTTGTGTGCATTGGGTATGTTTCAGCCGTTGTCTTCTAATATTTTAGAGTTTCTCAAGGCACTTCCTGCATGTGCTAAGGATAGGGGCATTACTTTCTCTACACCAACAGAGATAGTAACGAAATTGAAGCCGGTTTCTCAGATTGATGTGCCTTATCCCATCTCTTGGGTGGATGAAGAAAGAGATGTTACTCCATGGTTGGGCAATGTGCTTCAACGTGAGGCATTTAATAAGCTTTATAGTGTTGCCGAACGTGTTCATTTGTGCAATGACCGTCGCATTAAACAAGATTGGGATTACCTGCAGGCTAGTAATAACTTCCGTTTTATGACGACAAAGAATACGGGACTTACTATTTATCGGGGTATTTATGATTCGCCATACGACGCATTTACTAACTACATGAATATTCTCGGAGATTTCATTAACAGGGTGAATTCCCTTTATCCGGTGGATATAGACAATGAGGAGCTTAATTCGCTGCTTACTACTATCAGGAATCAGGGTGAAGAAATAATGGAATTGCACAGGGAGCTGGATGGATTGCAAATGAAACAGGAAAAGTTACTATTAAAGAATCCTGTTGACGGTTCGCTTGATGTACCCGAAAAGACGGTGGCGGCAGGGCCTAAAAAGGTTGCTTCCACAAAGAAAAAGGTGACAAAGAAGAAAGGACTTTAA
- a CDS encoding glycosyltransferase family 4 protein produces the protein MKVLMFGWEFPPHILGGLGTASYGLTKGMALQEDLDITFCIPKPCGDEDQSFLKIIGMNNTPVVWKDVHWDHVNSRMGSYMDPQLYYDLRDHIYADFRYLYTNDLGCIEFSGRYPDNLYEEINNYSIVAGVVARQQQFDIIHSHDWLTYPAGIHAKQVSGKPLVVHVHATDFDRSRGNVNPTVYAIEKNGMDQADHIMCVSELTRQTVIHKYFQDPKKVTTVHNAVSPLSEEIMEIEAQKNPKEKIVTFLGRITMQKGPEYFVEAAAMVLKRTRNVRFVMAGDGDMMNQMIRLAAERGIADRFHFPGFMKGKQVYEVLKASDVYIMPSVSEPFGISPLEAMQCSVPAIISKQSGCAEILDKCIKTDYWDIQAMADAIYAICTYPALYEYLRDEGKKEVDQIKWENVGYKVRSIYDEVLKQYR, from the coding sequence ATGAAAGTTTTAATGTTTGGATGGGAATTTCCCCCTCATATTTTAGGAGGATTAGGAACAGCAAGTTATGGTCTGACTAAGGGTATGGCTTTGCAAGAAGATTTGGATATTACGTTTTGTATACCTAAACCTTGCGGAGACGAGGATCAGAGTTTTTTGAAGATAATCGGAATGAATAATACTCCGGTGGTTTGGAAGGATGTTCATTGGGATCATGTAAATAGTCGGATGGGGTCTTACATGGACCCGCAGTTGTATTACGACTTACGAGATCATATTTATGCTGATTTCAGGTATTTATATACCAATGATTTAGGCTGTATTGAGTTCTCGGGGCGTTATCCAGACAATCTTTATGAGGAGATTAATAATTATTCCATTGTGGCAGGAGTAGTAGCCCGCCAACAACAATTTGATATCATACACTCGCATGATTGGCTTACTTATCCGGCAGGTATTCATGCGAAACAAGTCAGCGGGAAACCATTAGTGGTGCATGTGCATGCAACCGATTTTGACCGTAGTCGGGGAAATGTAAATCCTACGGTATATGCCATTGAAAAGAATGGCATGGATCAGGCGGACCATATTATGTGTGTTAGCGAGTTGACCCGGCAAACAGTGATACATAAATATTTTCAGGACCCTAAAAAAGTAACTACCGTGCACAACGCTGTTTCTCCATTGTCGGAAGAAATAATGGAAATAGAGGCACAAAAAAATCCGAAAGAAAAGATCGTAACCTTTTTAGGACGGATTACGATGCAAAAAGGGCCGGAATACTTTGTAGAGGCTGCGGCTATGGTACTTAAACGTACCCGGAATGTTCGTTTTGTGATGGCTGGTGACGGTGATATGATGAATCAGATGATTCGGCTGGCTGCTGAACGGGGTATTGCCGATCGCTTTCATTTTCCGGGATTCATGAAGGGAAAGCAAGTTTATGAAGTGCTGAAAGCGAGTGATGTTTATATTATGCCTTCTGTGTCCGAGCCTTTTGGTATTTCCCCACTCGAAGCGATGCAGTGTAGCGTGCCTGCTATTATTTCTAAGCAATCGGGATGCGCTGAAATACTTGATAAATGTATAAAAACAGATTATTGGGACATTCAAGCCATGGCCGATGCCATTTATGCTATCTGCACATATCCGGCCTTGTATGAATATCTTCGGGATGAAGGGAAGAAAGAGGTCGACCAGATTAAATGGGAGAATGTAGGGTATAAGGTTCGTAGTATTTACGATGAAGTTTTAAAACAGTATAGATAA
- a CDS encoding glycogen debranching enzyme N-terminal domain-containing protein, translating to MSYLRFDKTLMINLEESLPREILRTNKSGAYHCTTIVDCNTRKYHGLLVIPVPNLDDENHVLLSSLDETVIQHGAEFNLGLHKYQGNNFSPKGHKYIREFDCEKVPVTTYRVGGVVLTKEKVFVHYENRILIRYTLLEAHSATKLRLRPFLAFRSVRQYTHQNDWASREYQEVENGIKTCMYPGYPELFMQVNKKNEFHFIPDWYRGIEYPKEQERGYDFNEDLYVPGYFEVDIKKGESVVFSAGISEVSTRKLKQNFEVEVTDRTPRDSFYHCLKNSAHQFHNKQEDSHYILAGYPWFKCRARDMFVALPGLTLAVDEPEEFEDVMETAQRAIRNYINDRPQDCRVYEMDDPDVLLWAVWTLQQYAKETTREQCRAKYGDLLEEIVEFIRQRKHDNLFLHDNGLLYTNGTEKAVTWMNSTIDGRPVTPRTGYVVEVNALWYNALRFVADMSREGGNTILADSLDIQAQITAKSFVEVFRNEYGYLLDYVDGYMMDWSVRPNMIFTVAFDYSPLDRVQKKQVLDIVTKELLTPKGLRSLSPKSAGYNPNYVGTQTQRDCAYHQGTAWPWLMGFYMEAYLRIYKMSGISFVERQLIGLEDEMTNHCIGSLPELFDGNPPFKGRGAVSFAMNVAEILRILKLLSKYNL from the coding sequence ATGAGTTATTTACGATTTGACAAGACCCTTATGATCAATTTGGAGGAGTCTTTGCCAAGAGAAATTCTTCGGACAAATAAATCGGGGGCTTATCATTGTACAACGATAGTGGACTGTAACACACGGAAATATCATGGCTTATTAGTAATCCCTGTTCCCAATCTGGACGATGAAAATCATGTGTTACTATCTTCTCTGGATGAGACAGTTATTCAACACGGAGCGGAGTTTAATTTGGGACTACATAAATACCAAGGGAATAATTTTAGCCCTAAAGGGCATAAATACATTCGCGAGTTCGATTGTGAAAAAGTTCCGGTGACTACTTATCGTGTCGGGGGTGTTGTTCTTACTAAGGAGAAAGTCTTTGTGCATTATGAAAATAGAATTTTAATTCGCTATACGTTGTTAGAGGCTCATTCGGCAACTAAACTTCGATTGCGTCCGTTTTTGGCTTTTAGAAGTGTGCGTCAGTATACTCATCAGAATGACTGGGCCAGTCGGGAATATCAGGAAGTGGAGAATGGAATAAAAACGTGTATGTATCCGGGTTATCCGGAGCTATTTATGCAAGTGAATAAGAAGAATGAGTTTCATTTTATTCCGGATTGGTACAGAGGAATAGAGTATCCCAAGGAGCAGGAGAGAGGATATGATTTTAATGAGGATTTGTATGTTCCCGGTTATTTTGAGGTAGATATAAAAAAGGGGGAAAGTGTGGTTTTCTCTGCGGGCATTTCGGAGGTATCTACCAGAAAGCTTAAACAGAATTTTGAGGTTGAAGTAACTGATCGTACCCCTCGTGATAGCTTTTATCATTGCTTGAAGAATTCGGCTCATCAATTTCATAATAAGCAGGAAGACTCTCATTATATTTTGGCCGGTTATCCTTGGTTTAAGTGTAGAGCGAGAGATATGTTTGTCGCTTTGCCGGGATTGACACTTGCCGTTGACGAACCGGAGGAGTTTGAAGATGTGATGGAGACTGCGCAAAGGGCGATACGTAACTATATAAATGATCGTCCTCAGGATTGCCGGGTTTATGAGATGGATGACCCGGATGTGCTTTTGTGGGCTGTGTGGACTTTGCAGCAATATGCGAAAGAGACTACGCGTGAGCAATGTAGGGCGAAGTATGGGGATTTGCTTGAGGAGATTGTTGAGTTTATCCGTCAGCGCAAGCATGATAATTTATTTCTTCATGATAATGGATTGTTGTATACAAACGGAACAGAGAAAGCAGTAACTTGGATGAATTCTACGATAGACGGACGTCCTGTTACGCCGCGCACCGGATATGTTGTGGAGGTTAATGCTTTATGGTATAATGCACTGCGCTTTGTGGCAGATATGTCCAGAGAAGGGGGAAATACAATTCTTGCCGACTCGCTTGATATTCAGGCACAAATTACGGCGAAGTCTTTTGTAGAGGTATTCCGAAATGAATATGGGTACCTACTGGATTACGTGGATGGATATATGATGGACTGGAGCGTTCGGCCTAATATGATATTCACTGTTGCTTTTGACTATTCTCCTCTTGATAGAGTGCAGAAAAAACAAGTGCTCGACATTGTAACTAAAGAATTGCTTACGCCCAAAGGACTTCGTAGTCTGAGCCCCAAGAGTGCCGGATATAATCCGAATTATGTGGGAACGCAAACTCAAAGAGATTGTGCTTATCATCAGGGCACAGCCTGGCCATGGCTGATGGGATTTTACATGGAAGCTTATTTGCGTATTTATAAAATGAGTGGCATTTCTTTTGTAGAACGCCAGTTAATAGGCCTTGAAGATGAGATGACGAATCATTGCATAGGATCATTGCCGGAATTATTTGATGGAAACCCTCCTTTTAAGGGGCGTGGCGCTGTATCATTTGCCATGAATGTGGCAGAAATTCTGCGGATTTTGAAGTTGTTGTCTAAATATAATTTATAG
- a CDS encoding rhomboid family intramembrane serine protease codes for MKSDIKKIIIAMVIPLFLIFILYTIRILETGMNWDFTHLGIYPLSRKGIFGIFAHPLVHNNFQHLLANTFPLFFLSWCLFYFYKDIAPYIFFSIWIGCGLLTFIIGKPGWHIGASGLIYGLAFFLFLSGIIRKYIPLIAISLLVAFLYGSLIWNMFPFFANETTSWEGHLSGATAGLFCAVLFKNYGPQKPETFTEEDTETAEGDEEDDDIISATTETEKKEKNAE; via the coding sequence ATGAAGTCCGATATAAAAAAAATCATTATAGCAATGGTCATTCCACTATTCCTGATTTTCATTCTATATACAATTAGAATACTAGAAACAGGCATGAATTGGGATTTTACTCACCTTGGAATATACCCGCTAAGCAGAAAAGGCATTTTTGGAATTTTTGCTCATCCACTAGTACATAACAATTTTCAACACCTGTTAGCAAACACATTTCCCCTGTTTTTCTTATCATGGTGTTTATTTTATTTCTATAAAGATATAGCTCCCTATATCTTCTTTAGCATCTGGATAGGATGTGGATTACTGACATTTATTATTGGCAAACCCGGCTGGCACATTGGCGCCAGTGGACTTATATATGGCTTGGCCTTTTTTTTGTTCCTTAGCGGAATAATAAGAAAATATATTCCGCTAATTGCCATCTCACTCCTTGTCGCTTTTCTATATGGCAGCCTCATCTGGAACATGTTTCCATTCTTTGCCAACGAAACAACATCTTGGGAAGGCCATCTCAGTGGTGCAACAGCAGGACTATTCTGTGCTGTTTTATTCAAAAACTATGGACCTCAGAAGCCGGAAACATTTACTGAAGAAGATACGGAAACCGCAGAAGGAGATGAAGAAGATGATGATATAATATCTGCAACAACAGAAACAGAGAAAAAAGAAAAAAACGCCGAATAA
- a CDS encoding MarC family protein, with translation MLAGFNFQEMISAFIVLFAVIDIIGSIPIIINLKNRGNEVNAVKATVISFLLMIGFFYAGDMMLKLFHVDIASFAVAGAFVIFLMSLEMLLDVEIFKNQGPIKEATLVPLVFPLLAGAGAFTTLLSLRAEYASVNIVIALILNMVWVYFVVRMTDRVEQFLGKGGIYIIRKFFGIILLAISVRLFTANISLLLGALNK, from the coding sequence ATGCTTGCTGGTTTTAATTTTCAGGAAATGATCAGTGCTTTTATTGTGTTATTTGCTGTCATTGATATTATAGGATCCATTCCAATTATTATTAATTTGAAAAATAGGGGCAACGAAGTTAATGCTGTTAAGGCAACGGTTATTTCTTTTTTGCTTATGATTGGTTTTTTCTATGCCGGAGATATGATGCTTAAATTGTTTCATGTAGATATAGCGTCTTTCGCTGTGGCCGGCGCATTTGTTATCTTTTTGATGTCGCTTGAGATGCTTCTAGATGTAGAGATTTTTAAGAATCAGGGCCCTATAAAGGAAGCGACCCTTGTACCGCTTGTTTTTCCTTTACTCGCGGGTGCGGGGGCTTTCACTACCTTATTGTCTCTCAGAGCTGAATATGCCAGTGTCAATATAGTAATTGCGTTAATTTTAAATATGGTCTGGGTTTATTTTGTTGTTCGCATGACAGATCGTGTAGAGCAGTTTCTTGGGAAAGGGGGCATTTATATTATTCGCAAATTTTTTGGGATTATTCTGCTGGCTATATCCGTGAGGCTCTTTACCGCAAATATATCTTTGTTGCTTGGTGCCCTGAATAAATAG
- a CDS encoding Crp/Fnr family transcriptional regulator, with the protein METMYDTLLQLPLFQGLCHEDFTNILEKVKLHFTKHRMGETIVNSGEVCDKLIFLLKGEIMSLSSPEECNFTYTEYFEAPYLIEAYSLFGMRVHYTSSYVARTEVQTISISKSFVLSELFKYDIFRLNYMNIISNRAQIVYDRLWKCPSKTLGEKIIDFILLRTEKPSGEKKLKIRMEDIAIYVDDTRLNVSRVLNEFQAMGLLTLSRKIIHIPEIKALIAWSAKQNQDTKE; encoded by the coding sequence ATGGAAACAATGTATGATACATTACTACAACTACCTCTATTTCAAGGACTCTGCCACGAAGATTTTACCAATATATTAGAAAAAGTAAAACTCCATTTTACAAAACACAGAATGGGAGAAACAATAGTTAATAGTGGAGAGGTTTGCGACAAATTAATTTTTTTGCTTAAGGGTGAAATTATGTCTCTTTCTTCACCCGAAGAATGCAATTTTACTTATACCGAATATTTTGAGGCTCCATATCTTATTGAAGCATATTCTTTATTTGGAATGAGAGTTCACTACACGTCATCATATGTAGCCCGAACTGAAGTACAAACTATTAGCATCAGCAAATCCTTCGTGCTCAGCGAATTGTTTAAATACGATATCTTCCGCCTGAACTACATGAATATTATTAGCAATCGTGCTCAAATAGTTTATGATCGCTTATGGAAGTGTCCATCAAAAACACTTGGGGAAAAAATCATAGACTTCATTCTTTTACGCACTGAAAAGCCAAGCGGTGAAAAAAAATTAAAAATCAGAATGGAAGATATTGCTATTTACGTTGATGATACGCGCCTGAATGTCTCAAGAGTATTAAACGAATTTCAAGCAATGGGTTTGCTCACTCTCAGTCGAAAGATTATTCATATTCCCGAAATTAAAGCACTCATAGCGTGGAGTGCAAAGCAAAACCAAGACACAAAAGAATAA
- the guaA gene encoding glutamine-hydrolyzing GMP synthase: MQEKIIILDFGSQTTQLIGRRVRELDTYCEILPYNKFPKEDDTVKGVILSGSPFSVYDKTAFKLNMSEIWGKYPVLGICYGAQFMSYANGGKVEPAGTREYGRAHLATFCKENVLFKGVRNHSQVWMSHGDSITAVPDSFKTIASTDKVAIAAYQVEDLPIWGVQFHPEVFHTEDGTQILRNFVVDVCGCKQDWSPASFIESTVSELKRQLGNDKVVLGLSGGVDSSVAAVLLNRAIGKNLTCIFVDHGMLRKNEYANVLHDYECLGLNVIGVDTKTKFFKELEGVSDPEGKRKIIGKGFIEVFDEEAHKIKEVKWLAQGTIYPDCIESLSITGTVIKSHHNVGGLPEKMDLKLCEPLRLLFKDEVRRVGRELGMPEHLITRHPFPGPGLAVRILGEITPEKVRILQDADDIFIQGLRDWELYDKVWQAGVILLPVQSVGVMGDERTYESAVALRAVTSTDAMTADFAHLPYDFLSKVSNDIINKVKGVNRVTYDISSKPPATIEWE, from the coding sequence ATGCAAGAAAAGATTATAATACTTGATTTCGGTTCACAGACCACACAACTTATTGGACGCAGAGTGCGTGAGCTGGATACTTACTGCGAGATTCTGCCTTACAACAAATTTCCGAAAGAAGATGATACTGTGAAAGGTGTTATTCTTTCGGGGAGTCCGTTCTCAGTGTACGATAAAACTGCCTTTAAATTAAATATGTCCGAAATATGGGGTAAGTACCCTGTCTTGGGGATTTGCTATGGTGCGCAGTTTATGTCTTATGCAAATGGCGGGAAAGTAGAACCGGCAGGCACACGCGAATATGGGAGAGCCCATCTGGCCACTTTTTGCAAAGAGAATGTTCTTTTTAAAGGAGTAAGAAACCATTCGCAGGTTTGGATGAGTCACGGTGACAGTATCACTGCGGTTCCAGATAGTTTTAAAACGATTGCATCTACAGATAAGGTTGCTATCGCTGCATATCAGGTTGAGGATTTGCCAATATGGGGAGTGCAGTTCCATCCGGAAGTTTTTCATACGGAAGACGGCACACAGATACTGAGGAATTTTGTGGTGGATGTGTGTGGGTGTAAACAAGACTGGTCTCCGGCTTCTTTCATAGAAAGTACGGTGAGTGAATTGAAAAGGCAGCTTGGCAATGATAAAGTAGTGCTTGGCTTAAGCGGCGGAGTAGACTCTTCGGTGGCTGCGGTATTGCTTAATAGGGCTATTGGTAAGAATCTTACTTGTATATTTGTTGATCATGGAATGCTCCGGAAGAATGAATACGCTAACGTGTTGCACGACTATGAATGTTTGGGGTTAAATGTGATTGGCGTGGATACCAAAACTAAGTTTTTTAAAGAATTAGAAGGAGTATCTGATCCCGAAGGAAAGAGGAAAATTATTGGTAAAGGTTTTATTGAAGTTTTTGATGAGGAAGCTCATAAAATAAAGGAGGTTAAGTGGTTGGCACAAGGCACTATTTATCCCGATTGTATCGAATCTCTTTCTATTACCGGAACAGTCATTAAAAGTCATCATAACGTAGGGGGATTGCCTGAAAAAATGGATCTTAAGCTTTGTGAGCCACTTCGTTTGCTGTTTAAAGATGAAGTCCGTCGCGTGGGACGGGAACTGGGTATGCCCGAACATCTGATTACTCGTCACCCGTTTCCGGGACCGGGATTGGCCGTACGTATACTTGGTGAGATTACTCCCGAGAAGGTTCGTATTCTGCAAGATGCGGATGATATCTTTATTCAGGGTTTACGTGACTGGGAACTTTATGACAAAGTGTGGCAGGCAGGGGTTATTTTACTTCCCGTGCAGTCGGTTGGTGTAATGGGAGATGAGCGCACTTATGAGAGTGCCGTAGCTCTTCGGGCTGTTACTTCTACTGATGCGATGACGGCAGATTTTGCTCACTTACCTTATGACTTTTTGAGTAAGGTTTCTAATGACATCATCAATAAAGTAAAAGGGGTGAATAGGGTTACTTACGATATTAGCTCTAAGCCACCTGCAACTATAGAATGGGAATAG